One genomic window of Calditrichota bacterium includes the following:
- a CDS encoding MATE family efflux transporter, with translation MGNNDSAAVHAANSGVWRRWSAPGGYAELLRVGVPLILSTGFWSIQQFVDRMFLSWYSAEAVAAASPAGLVSWTIASVFVGTASYVDTFVAQYYGARQCDRIGPAVWQGVYLTLIAAVAGVGAFLFAKPLFTLTGHPPAVLALEVRYYRVLSLGMFAPVLGSALSSFFSGRGDTWVVMWANAVATLTNVVLDYALIFGKWGMPELGITGAALATVTSGLVAVGVYAVLFLRQRHDREFHTRKGWRLDGELFRRLLHYGLPSGMHFFLDILGFTAFVIIAGRLGTAELAATNIAFNINSLAFLPLYGIGIAVSILVGQWIGADRPDLAERSAWSGFQVSAAYMSLFALGYLVFPRVFLTPFAAQADAAQMAKVFATAVVLLRFVAAYSLFDAMNVIFGSAIKGAGDTRFVALVN, from the coding sequence TTGGGCAACAATGACAGTGCAGCCGTGCATGCGGCGAACTCCGGTGTGTGGCGGCGATGGAGCGCTCCGGGCGGCTACGCAGAGCTCCTCCGTGTGGGGGTGCCTCTCATCCTCAGCACCGGTTTCTGGAGCATCCAGCAGTTTGTTGACCGCATGTTTCTCTCCTGGTACTCGGCGGAGGCAGTTGCTGCCGCCTCCCCTGCCGGCCTCGTCTCTTGGACTATTGCCAGCGTCTTTGTGGGTACTGCCAGCTACGTGGACACTTTTGTGGCGCAGTACTACGGTGCGCGCCAGTGTGACCGCATCGGCCCGGCAGTATGGCAAGGGGTGTACCTGACGTTGATCGCGGCGGTGGCAGGGGTAGGTGCCTTCCTCTTTGCGAAACCGCTGTTTACTCTGACCGGACACCCACCTGCGGTGCTTGCTCTGGAGGTGCGCTACTATCGAGTGTTGTCGCTGGGCATGTTCGCTCCGGTGCTGGGCTCTGCTTTGTCGAGCTTTTTCAGCGGCAGGGGCGACACCTGGGTCGTCATGTGGGCGAACGCCGTCGCTACCCTCACCAACGTCGTGCTCGACTATGCGTTGATCTTTGGCAAATGGGGCATGCCTGAGTTGGGGATCACCGGTGCGGCTCTGGCTACCGTGACCTCGGGATTAGTGGCGGTGGGAGTCTACGCAGTGCTCTTTCTCCGCCAGCGGCATGATCGCGAGTTCCACACCAGGAAGGGATGGCGCCTGGATGGGGAGTTATTCCGGAGGCTGTTGCACTATGGTCTTCCCAGTGGCATGCACTTCTTCTTGGACATCCTTGGCTTCACCGCCTTTGTCATCATTGCCGGCCGGCTGGGTACCGCCGAACTTGCCGCTACGAACATCGCTTTCAACATCAACTCACTGGCCTTCTTGCCCCTCTACGGCATCGGCATTGCCGTGTCCATCCTGGTGGGGCAGTGGATCGGAGCTGACAGGCCAGACTTGGCTGAGAGGAGCGCATGGTCTGGATTTCAGGTGAGCGCAGCCTACATGTCGCTGTTCGCTCTGGGGTACCTGGTGTTCCCACGTGTGTTTCTCACGCCGTTCGCCGCTCAGGCCGACGCTGCGCAAATGGCCAAGGTGTTTGCCACTGCTGTAGTGCTCCTCCGCTTTGTGGCTGCATACTCCCTTTTTGACGCCATGAACGTCATCTTCGGCTCGGCCATCAAGGGGGCAGGCGACACGCGCTTCGTGGCACTGGTCAAC